A portion of the Carya illinoinensis cultivar Pawnee chromosome 11, C.illinoinensisPawnee_v1, whole genome shotgun sequence genome contains these proteins:
- the LOC122281607 gene encoding ATP-dependent Clp protease proteolytic subunit-related protein 4, chloroplastic-like, producing MFLLPTAKAMAVVTTASSLALHWPMLVPPLSVNPNRSSTSFSPKSTLSCNFFTPFPYGSISADFSGHKLRPLSLNPASFPRSKGKRGVVTMVIPFSRGSAWEQPPPDLASYLYKNRIVYLGMSLVPSVTELILAEFLYLQYEDADKPIYLYINSTGTTKGGEKLGYETEAFAIYDVMRYVKPPIFTLCVGNAWGEAALLLAAGAKGNRSALPSSTIMIKQPIARFQGQATDIDLARKEVKNVKAELVNLLAKHVGKSPEQIEDDIRRPKYFSPSEAVEYGIIDKVLYNERSSKDRGVVSDLKKAQLI from the exons ATGTTCCTTCTACCGACTGCTAAAGCCATGGCGGTCGTCACCACCGCTTCCAGCTTAGCGCTCCACTGGCCCATGTTAGTACCGCCTCTATCTGTAAACCCTAACCGCAGTTCAACCTCCTTCTCTCCGAAATCAACTCTCTCCTGCAACTTCTTCACTCCCTTCCCCTACGGCAGCATCTCCGCTGACTTCTCCGGCCACAAACTCCGTCCCTTGTCTCTCAATCCGGCGTCGTTTCCTCGCTCCAAGGGTAAGCGAGGCGTCGTCACTATG GTTATTCCATTTTCAAGGGGAAGTGCATGGGAGCAACCTCCTCCGGATTTGGCATCTTACTTGTACAAGAACCGGATTGTTTACTTGGGCATGTCCCTTGTACCTTCTGTCACAGAGTTGATACTGGCAGAATTCTTGTATCTTCAGTATGAAGATGCTGACAAGCCTATCTATCTATACATAAACTCCACTGGAACAACCAAG GGTGGCGAGAAGTTGGGTTACGAGACTGAGGCTTTTGCGATTTATGATGTTATGAG GTATGTCAAGCCACCTATATTTACTCTCTGTGTTGGTAATGCCTGGGGAGAAGCAGCTTTACTTTTGGCTGCTGGTGCCAAGGGGAACCGTTCTGCTTTGCCCTCGTCAACAATCATGATAAAGCAG CCAATTGCCAGGTTCCAAGGTCAAGCAACTGACATTGACCTTGCAAGGAAAGAAGTAAAAAATGTCAAGGCAGAGTTG gTTAATCTCCTTGCAAAGCATGTTGGAAAATCGCCTGAACAGATTGAAGATGACATCAGGCGCCCAAAATATTTTAGTCCTAGTGAAGCAGTGGAATACGGCATCATTGATAAG GTACTATACAATGAAAGGAGTTCTAAAGACCGTGGAGTTGTCTCAGACCTGAAAAAGGCGCAACTGATTTGA